From Pseudoleptotrichia goodfellowii, a single genomic window includes:
- a CDS encoding homocysteine S-methyltransferase family protein gives MPDNIKYKNSFYQLKKDLESKIVLLDGAMGTMVLNSDSFKEKKYDRCIDYLVLTKPEMIKSIHKMYLKAGSDIIETNTFGALDITLKDYGLENSAFEINKSAALLVKKAIEEYRKENPDEKRNLYVAGASGPSNKSLSSGNITFEELAHAYYVSVSGLLAGNVDIILLETILDTESLKAAYLGIQKAMKEYYYVPLMLSFTLKNTGTTFAGQTIHEIYNTACSMNPLSIGFNCAVGGEFFGKFIKTLNNISNVYTSFYPNAGLPDKNGKYGKTPDILASEIEFLFKNSCLNIVGGCCGTTPEHIKQIKEKSIKYLPRTVKNI, from the coding sequence ATGCCTGATAATATAAAATATAAAAATTCATTTTATCAACTGAAAAAAGATTTGGAAAGTAAAATAGTTCTTTTAGACGGAGCAATGGGGACAATGGTATTAAATTCCGACAGTTTCAAAGAGAAAAAATATGACAGATGTATTGATTATCTTGTACTTACAAAGCCTGAAATGATTAAAAGTATACATAAAATGTACTTAAAAGCAGGTAGTGATATTATTGAGACAAATACTTTCGGTGCATTGGATATTACTTTGAAAGATTACGGACTTGAAAATAGTGCCTTTGAAATAAATAAATCCGCTGCTTTACTTGTAAAAAAAGCTATTGAAGAATACAGGAAAGAAAACCCCGATGAAAAGCGAAATCTTTATGTTGCAGGAGCATCGGGACCGTCAAATAAATCTTTAAGTTCAGGCAATATAACTTTTGAGGAACTTGCCCATGCTTATTATGTTTCTGTTTCGGGACTCCTTGCCGGGAACGTTGATATTATTCTGCTTGAAACTATACTTGACACGGAAAGTCTGAAAGCTGCTTATTTGGGGATTCAAAAAGCTATGAAAGAATATTATTATGTGCCTTTAATGCTTTCATTTACTCTTAAAAATACCGGCACTACTTTCGCAGGACAGACTATACATGAGATTTATAATACAGCATGCAGCATGAACCCCCTTTCCATAGGATTTAACTGTGCCGTAGGCGGAGAATTTTTCGGAAAATTTATAAAAACATTAAATAATATTTCAAATGTTTATACTTCATTTTACCCGAATGCAGGGCTTCCCGATAAAAACGGCAAGTATGGAAAAACTCCCGACATACTCGCATCGGAAATAGAGTTTCTTTTCAAAAACAGCTGTCTGAATATTGTCGGAGGATGTTGCGGTACTACTCCCGAACATATTAAACAGATAAAAGAAAAAAGTATAAAATATTTGCCTCGAACTGTTAAAAACATATAG
- a CDS encoding thioredoxin domain-containing protein, producing the protein MRKLIKFEKEDCNPCAMVSDLLDKSGVEYEKVNPFNNPELAMKYKVRTVPTTILIESDQEVKRTIGFNPEELREIITMI; encoded by the coding sequence ATGAGAAAATTAATTAAATTTGAAAAAGAAGATTGTAATCCTTGTGCAATGGTATCGGATTTGTTGGATAAAAGCGGAGTTGAATATGAAAAAGTAAATCCTTTCAACAATCCTGAGTTGGCAATGAAATATAAAGTGAGAACAGTACCTACTACAATACTTATTGAAAGTGATCAGGAAGTTAAAAGAACAATAGGCTTCAATCCTGAAGAATTAAGAGAAATAATAACGATGATTTAA
- the nrdI gene encoding class Ib ribonucleoside-diphosphate reductase assembly flavoprotein NrdI, with protein MFIYYDSKTGNVQRFVDKIKKERPEWNYVKISEDIDIENEGHLLTFTTKFGEVPEKTEKFMTRNNNKDYIKSVSSSGNMNWGTLFALAADKISEKYNIPVLMKFELSGTHPQVEYLINYIEKND; from the coding sequence ATGTTTATATATTATGATTCCAAAACCGGAAATGTCCAAAGATTTGTAGATAAAATTAAAAAAGAAAGACCTGAATGGAATTATGTGAAAATATCCGAAGATATAGACATTGAAAATGAAGGACATTTACTAACATTTACTACAAAATTCGGGGAAGTTCCTGAAAAGACCGAAAAATTTATGACGAGAAATAATAATAAAGATTATATAAAATCCGTGAGTTCGAGCGGAAATATGAACTGGGGTACATTATTTGCTCTTGCAGCCGATAAAATATCGGAAAAATATAATATTCCTGTTTTAATGAAATTTGAATTGTCGGGAACTCATCCTCAAGTCGAATATTTAATAAACTATATTGAAAAAAATGATTAA
- the nrdE gene encoding class 1b ribonucleoside-diphosphate reductase subunit alpha: MNKAKKWIYLNNEIMVKENGEFQLNKDKEAVYSYFVDYVNKNTVFFHNLKEKMDYLIENDYYINFYDMYKFEEIKQVFELVYNKKFRFASFMSASKFYQSYALRDDSGEKFLERYEDRIAIVSLYLAQGDLSKALEYVEMLINQEYQPATPTFLNSGKKRSGELVSCFLDEMGDNLSGIGYAFDSAMKLSSIGGGVSINLSKIRARGESIKGVEGRASGVLPIMKIMEDIFSYANQLGQRAGAGAVYLNVFHSDINEFLDCKKINVDEKIRIKSLSIGVIVPDKFMELAKEDEICYTFNPHTVFLEYGQYLDEMDMNEMYEKLVDNPNVKKKKINARELLIKISQTQKESGYPYLFFKDNANKEHALKEIGNVKFSNLCTEIMQLSEVSDINPYFEEDTIRRGISCNLGSLNIVTVMENNRIREATRAAIDSLTTVSDLTNIDIVPSIKKANEELHSVGLGAMNLHGFLAKNFIMYESKEALDFCNVFFMMMNYYSLERSMEIARERGEVFKDFDKSEYANGNYFNKYIEKSYFPQTEKIKELFDGIYVPTKEDWARLKEDVMKYGVYNAYRMAIAPNQSTSYIMNSTASVMPIVDTIEVREYGDSTTFYPMPYLTNDNYFFYKSAYDMDQKNILKLVSVIQRHVDQGISTILFNKSTDTTRDLAKLYIYGHRLGLKSLYYTRTRKATIEECLSCSV, translated from the coding sequence ATGAATAAAGCTAAGAAATGGATATATTTAAACAATGAAATAATGGTAAAAGAAAATGGGGAATTTCAGCTTAACAAAGATAAAGAAGCCGTTTATTCTTATTTTGTCGATTATGTAAATAAAAATACGGTATTTTTCCATAATTTAAAAGAAAAAATGGATTATTTAATAGAAAATGATTATTACATAAATTTTTACGATATGTATAAGTTTGAAGAAATAAAGCAGGTTTTTGAACTTGTATATAATAAAAAGTTCAGATTTGCTTCTTTTATGAGTGCATCGAAATTTTATCAAAGTTACGCTTTGAGAGATGATTCGGGAGAAAAATTTCTTGAAAGATATGAGGACAGAATAGCGATAGTTTCCCTTTATCTTGCACAGGGAGATTTAAGCAAGGCTTTAGAATATGTGGAAATGCTTATTAATCAGGAATATCAGCCTGCCACTCCTACATTTTTAAATTCCGGGAAAAAGAGATCGGGAGAACTTGTGTCATGTTTCCTTGATGAAATGGGAGATAATCTTAGCGGTATAGGATATGCTTTTGACTCTGCGATGAAACTGTCTTCTATCGGAGGAGGAGTTTCCATAAATCTGTCTAAAATAAGAGCCAGAGGAGAATCGATAAAAGGTGTAGAAGGAAGAGCTTCGGGAGTATTGCCTATCATGAAAATAATGGAAGATATATTTTCCTATGCAAATCAGCTTGGACAGAGAGCAGGAGCGGGAGCTGTTTATTTGAATGTATTTCATTCGGATATAAATGAATTTCTCGACTGTAAAAAGATAAACGTGGATGAAAAAATAAGAATAAAATCTCTTTCTATCGGAGTAATAGTTCCTGATAAATTTATGGAACTGGCAAAAGAAGACGAGATTTGCTATACATTCAATCCGCATACTGTATTTTTAGAATACGGACAGTATCTGGACGAAATGGATATGAATGAAATGTACGAAAAATTAGTGGATAATCCTAATGTTAAAAAGAAAAAAATCAACGCGAGAGAACTGTTGATTAAAATTTCTCAAACTCAAAAAGAAAGCGGATATCCTTATTTATTCTTTAAAGATAATGCCAATAAAGAACATGCTTTGAAAGAAATCGGAAATGTAAAATTTTCCAACTTATGTACGGAAATAATGCAGCTTTCGGAAGTTTCCGATATAAATCCTTATTTTGAAGAAGATACGATAAGAAGAGGGATTTCGTGTAATCTGGGGTCGCTTAATATAGTTACCGTTATGGAAAACAACAGAATAAGAGAGGCGACAAGAGCAGCGATAGACTCGCTTACAACAGTGTCCGACCTTACGAATATAGACATTGTTCCGTCTATTAAAAAAGCTAACGAAGAGCTTCACAGTGTAGGTCTTGGGGCAATGAATCTGCACGGATTTTTAGCCAAAAACTTTATAATGTACGAAAGTAAAGAAGCCCTTGATTTTTGTAACGTATTTTTCATGATGATGAATTACTACTCGCTCGAAAGATCAATGGAAATAGCAAGAGAAAGAGGAGAAGTATTTAAAGACTTTGATAAATCCGAATATGCAAACGGAAATTATTTTAATAAATATATTGAAAAATCTTATTTCCCTCAAACAGAGAAAATAAAAGAATTATTTGACGGGATATATGTGCCGACTAAGGAAGACTGGGCAAGATTGAAAGAAGATGTTATGAAATACGGTGTTTACAATGCTTACAGAATGGCAATAGCTCCGAATCAGTCTACGTCTTATATTATGAACTCCACAGCCTCAGTAATGCCTATAGTTGATACGATAGAAGTCAGAGAATACGGGGACAGTACGACATTCTATCCGATGCCTTATTTGACAAATGACAATTATTTCTTCTATAAATCCGCATATGATATGGATCAGAAAAATATATTAAAACTTGTTTCTGTGATACAAAGACATGTGGATCAGGGAATATCGACTATATTATTTAATAAAAGTACGGACACTACGAGAGATTTGGCTAAATTGTATATTTACGGACATAGATTAGGCTTGAAATCCCTTTATTATACGAGAACGAGAAAGGCTACTATTGAGGAGTGTCTGTCGTGTTCTGTTTAG
- a CDS encoding Fic family protein, producing the protein MLFIEDNTYKQITETKDKYKKQQYWKIAVGLNQVDDLKPSETLKKLAYENINNIKTYIEVEDELYKHYNKLEKINKSEYECDIVSLKIVKLLDDTSFTLTVNTLKNIHKELFENVINEKFCGEFRKYNIQKFEDILNGDSAIYGNFQTIEKDLFDIFDLLNKRKFDINNIKDIMDLSINCITDIWNIHPFVEGNTRTATIFTLKLLKYLGVENISNDLFKENSKYFRDCLVLSNYSELNRYGEFVKPDNRPLHRFFEKLLIDENLKLLEIEPVHNNKYYDKIENPSKLMAYEDLNEDLDLDW; encoded by the coding sequence GTGTTATTTATAGAGGACAATACTTATAAGCAAATAACGGAAACAAAAGATAAGTATAAAAAGCAACAATATTGGAAAATTGCAGTCGGACTTAATCAAGTTGATGACTTAAAGCCGTCCGAAACTTTGAAAAAACTGGCATATGAAAATATAAATAACATCAAGACTTATATCGAAGTGGAAGATGAACTTTATAAGCATTATAATAAATTGGAAAAGATTAATAAGTCCGAGTACGAGTGTGATATTGTAAGTTTAAAAATTGTAAAATTGTTGGATGATACGAGTTTCACTTTGACGGTAAATACACTGAAAAATATTCATAAAGAATTATTTGAAAATGTAATAAATGAGAAATTTTGCGGAGAATTCAGAAAATACAATATACAAAAATTTGAAGATATTTTAAATGGAGACAGTGCAATTTACGGAAATTTTCAAACAATAGAGAAGGACTTATTTGATATTTTTGATTTATTAAATAAGAGAAAGTTTGATATAAATAATATAAAAGATATTATGGATTTATCTATAAATTGCATAACTGATATTTGGAATATTCATCCTTTTGTTGAAGGAAATACAAGAACTGCTACGATATTTACATTAAAATTATTGAAATATTTGGGAGTAGAAAATATTTCAAATGATTTATTTAAAGAAAATTCCAAATATTTTAGAGATTGTCTGGTTTTGTCTAATTATTCTGAATTGAATAGATATGGAGAGTTTGTAAAGCCTGACAACAGACCTTTACATAGGTTTTTTGAAAAATTGTTGATTGATGAGAATTTGAAATTGTTGGAAATAGAGCCTGTTCATAATAATAAATATTACGATAAAATTGAAAATCCGAGTAAGTTAATGGCATATGAAGATTTGAATGAAGATTTGGATTTAGATTGGTAG
- the nrdF gene encoding class 1b ribonucleoside-diphosphate reductase subunit beta, translating to MNKKIYEAVNWNTPENDYVEMFWEQNLKQFWIDTEYIPSKDIDSWHSLEPEMKLAYLQVLGGLTLLDTLQSHTGMPKIIDHIESLQCRSVLSYMCMMETIHAKSYSTIFTTVASTREINETFNWVQENEHLQYKANKIDYYYQKMNNPKATKREIYMALCASVYLETYLFYSGFFLPLWLAGQGEMVASCDIIKKIIADESIHGVFVGLLSQEIYATFSEEEKESVRKELKELMYDLYENEARYTDEVYGDIGLTADVKEYIRYNANKALMNLGFEEEFEVKDVNPIVLNGLNVETTQHDFFSKKSTNYEKALEVVHLNDEDFEFKKEEIDLDI from the coding sequence ATGAATAAAAAAATATACGAAGCAGTAAACTGGAACACACCTGAAAATGATTATGTAGAAATGTTTTGGGAGCAGAATTTAAAACAATTCTGGATAGATACTGAATATATTCCGTCAAAGGATATAGACAGCTGGCATTCATTGGAGCCTGAAATGAAATTGGCTTATTTGCAGGTGTTGGGAGGGTTGACATTGCTTGATACTTTACAGAGCCACACAGGAATGCCTAAAATTATAGATCATATTGAATCATTACAATGCCGTTCGGTATTGTCCTATATGTGTATGATGGAAACTATCCACGCAAAATCTTATTCTACAATATTTACGACAGTTGCATCTACGAGAGAAATAAACGAAACGTTTAACTGGGTTCAGGAAAATGAGCATTTGCAATATAAAGCAAATAAAATCGACTATTATTATCAGAAAATGAATAATCCGAAAGCTACAAAAAGAGAGATTTACATGGCTTTGTGTGCTTCGGTTTATTTGGAAACATATTTATTTTACAGCGGATTTTTCTTGCCTTTATGGCTTGCAGGACAGGGAGAAATGGTCGCAAGTTGTGATATAATAAAGAAAATAATAGCCGATGAATCTATTCACGGAGTGTTTGTGGGACTTCTTTCGCAGGAAATATACGCTACATTCAGTGAAGAAGAAAAAGAAAGTGTCAGAAAAGAATTAAAAGAATTAATGTATGATTTATATGAAAATGAAGCGAGATATACTGATGAAGTATACGGAGATATAGGACTTACTGCCGATGTTAAAGAATATATAAGATATAACGCAAATAAGGCATTGATGAACTTGGGATTTGAAGAGGAATTTGAAGTGAAAGATGTAAATCCTATTGTATTGAACGGATTAAATGTGGAAACGACACAACATGATTTCTTCTCGAAAAAATCTACAAATTATGAAAAAGCATTGGAAGTAGTTCATTTGAATGACGAAGATTTTGAATTTAAAAAGGAAGAAATAGATTTGGATATTTAA
- a CDS encoding DUF3829 domain-containing protein, which translates to MKLKNLLLVVSLIAGLIMSCGGKKEDKQEKSSQKYNEYVEFFNDIKMGKFDKFYDIYMEKFSDDNADFKIPDENSIKEIVGLGENVAYFEKRLEEMEKSLNKKPEFEVDKDLKEFLGAIKAKKEVMSEMINYYKNGEYKKDNFEKGKQLHLKYVDINKKAMGKYIPYTENMKKLMAKNREERLKDLKTKGLKAKYYMVKFIDDTDKFSNKLYESEEGEFAEEDVKELKELSQNLRKTYEEWVKVDAKNITEERYDLGEYNKLRGNAGMITDSADNIIKKIEAKSDDLYKLSENFSNGHQKLIIDYNKMIKAVK; encoded by the coding sequence ATGAAGTTAAAAAATTTATTGCTTGTAGTTTCATTAATAGCGGGATTGATAATGTCATGTGGAGGGAAAAAAGAGGATAAACAAGAGAAAAGCAGTCAGAAATATAATGAATATGTGGAATTTTTCAATGATATAAAAATGGGTAAATTTGATAAATTTTACGATATTTATATGGAAAAATTTTCAGACGATAATGCCGATTTTAAAATACCTGATGAAAACAGTATTAAAGAAATTGTCGGGTTAGGTGAGAATGTGGCTTATTTTGAAAAAAGATTAGAGGAAATGGAAAAATCACTCAACAAAAAACCCGAATTTGAAGTAGATAAAGATTTAAAGGAGTTTTTGGGAGCGATTAAAGCCAAAAAGGAAGTAATGTCTGAAATGATAAATTATTATAAAAACGGAGAGTATAAAAAAGATAATTTTGAAAAAGGAAAGCAGCTTCATTTAAAATATGTTGATATAAATAAAAAGGCTATGGGAAAATACATCCCTTATACAGAAAACATGAAAAAATTAATGGCGAAAAATAGGGAAGAAAGATTAAAAGATTTAAAGACTAAGGGCTTAAAAGCAAAATATTATATGGTGAAATTCATTGATGATACAGATAAATTTTCTAATAAATTATATGAATCGGAAGAAGGAGAATTTGCTGAAGAAGATGTGAAAGAATTAAAGGAGTTAAGCCAAAATTTAAGAAAAACATATGAAGAATGGGTAAAAGTAGACGCTAAAAATATAACAGAAGAAAGATATGATTTGGGTGAATATAATAAATTGAGAGGAAATGCAGGGATGATAACTGATTCGGCAGATAACATAATCAAAAAAATAGAAGCAAAATCAGATGATTTATACAAATTATCTGAAAATTTTTCAAACGGACATCAAAAATTGATTATTGATTACAATAAAATGATCAAGGCAGTAAAATGA
- a CDS encoding YaaA family protein: protein MKIIISPSKTKKISNLKGIEIYEEPYFPEITHKIVKELEKISVSEIEKKFKLKKEQAEKLSKFYKTFETQDYGHALGTYTGIAFKSIDTNSFNKKDLEFAQEHLLILSALYGVLTPFTKLKEYRLDMTNSVFKEKSLYEVWKKDINDYFKDEKCIINLASKEYSKVIGAENLYDFEFYDRKDGKLKQISTNSKKMRGFTVNYIVKNRITNVRDLKNISLNGYEYNEEISNEKKYVYVK, encoded by the coding sequence ATGAAAATAATAATATCTCCGAGTAAAACAAAGAAAATATCTAATTTAAAGGGAATAGAGATATATGAAGAACCTTATTTTCCGGAAATCACTCATAAAATTGTAAAAGAACTCGAAAAAATATCTGTATCAGAAATAGAGAAAAAGTTTAAACTGAAAAAAGAACAGGCTGAGAAATTGTCGAAATTTTATAAAACGTTTGAAACACAGGATTACGGACATGCTTTGGGCACATATACAGGGATAGCCTTTAAATCAATAGATACAAACAGTTTTAATAAAAAAGATTTGGAATTTGCACAGGAACATTTACTTATTTTATCCGCATTATACGGGGTGCTTACTCCTTTTACAAAGCTGAAAGAATACAGGCTTGATATGACAAATTCCGTATTTAAAGAAAAGTCTTTATACGAAGTATGGAAAAAAGATATAAACGATTATTTTAAAGATGAGAAATGTATAATAAATCTGGCTTCTAAAGAATATTCCAAAGTGATTGGGGCAGAAAATTTATATGATTTTGAGTTTTATGACAGAAAAGACGGTAAACTTAAACAGATAAGCACAAACTCCAAGAAAATGAGAGGATTTACAGTAAATTATATTGTAAAAAACAGGATAACAAATGTTCGGGATTTGAAAAATATATCTTTGAACGGGTATGAATATAATGAAGAGATATCTAATGAAAAGAAATATGTATATGTGAAATAA